A single region of the Triticum dicoccoides isolate Atlit2015 ecotype Zavitan chromosome 2B, WEW_v2.0, whole genome shotgun sequence genome encodes:
- the LOC119368478 gene encoding uncharacterized protein LOC119368478: MAATKAAVIKLSVLLLAMSQLVHMATPTADPMTTASSSLLVTSVSGPSEGEVHPKPSHIREEKVLLDAPKPSIPVPPPPPHLVLPCMGRACVDLTAGDDQSQVQLELQVTKTKRNKSP, from the exons ATGGCGGCCACAAAAGCAGCAGTGATAAAGTTGTCGGTCCTCCTCCTGGCGATGAGCCAGCTCGTCCACATGGCGACGCCAACGGCGGATCCAATGACTACTGCATCATCGTCTCTACTGGTTACGAGCGTCTCCGGCCCTTCCGAGG GGGAAGTCCATCCTAAACCCAGCCACATCAGGGAAGAGAAGGTGTTGCTCGATGCGCCCAAGCCCAGCATCCCTGTTCCTCCGCCCCCTCCCCACCTCGTCCTACCGTGCATGGGAAGAGCGTGTGTTGATCTCACGGCCGGGGATGATCAAAGTCAAGTGCAGCTGGAGCTCCAGGTGAccaaaacaaaaagaaataaaagtcCCTAG
- the LOC119368479 gene encoding pectinesterase inhibitor 12-like, with translation MRPSQALSLLALLVILASSSASDLQDTCKRFGGADIYDICIEFFEANKDSAAADKRGLAIIATGIASATAVDTRKRIATLKAEEKDEKIQQVIAYCDNMYSGAVGLFDKAAKGISSGELGDAVISLSSALDIPQYCDDEFVKAGMKSPFDAENFKFGVQCAIALDVTKLLTL, from the coding sequence ATGAGGCCGTCGCAAGCTCTCTCGCTTCTCGCCCTCCTCGTGATTCTCGCCTCGTCCAGTGCTTCTGACCTACAAGACACGTGCAAGCGCTTCGGCGGCGCTGACATCTACGACATCTGCATCGAGTTCTTCGAGGCCAACAAGGACAGCGCCGCTGCGGACAAGCGCGGCCTCGCCATCATCGCCACTGGGATCGCCAGTGCGACGGCTGTGGACACCCGCAAGCGCATCGCGACCCTGAAGGCCGAGGAAAAGGACGAGAAGATCCAGCAGGTCATCGCCTACTGCGACAATATGTACTCCGGGGCTGTCGGTCTGTTCGACAAGGCTGCCAAGGGCATCTCGTCGGGCGAGTTGGGAGACGCGGTGATAAGCCTCAGCTCCGCGCTGGACATCCCCCAATATTGCGATGACGAGTTCGTCAAGGCAGGCATGAAATCTCCGTTCGACGCCGAGAACTTTAAGTTCGGGGTGCAGTGCGCCATCGCTCTGGATGTAACGAAGCTGTTGACGCTGTAG